A genomic window from Actinomycetaceae bacterium MB13-C1-2 includes:
- a CDS encoding response regulator produces the protein MKLSIVILEDEPEVRAALERDLMTLAPTVRIEPAEDVSDAETVIEEIQDDDDAFALILCDHRLPGTTGIDFMIELAKKEATADTRKVLITGQADLQDTIRAVNDAHIDHFIAKPWNADDLLHTVRNELTEYVIAKKINPLRYLQVLNQVRALDAFQEFAESD, from the coding sequence ATGAAACTCTCAATCGTGATTCTTGAGGATGAGCCGGAGGTTCGGGCGGCTCTAGAGCGAGACCTGATGACCTTGGCTCCCACGGTCCGGATTGAACCGGCAGAGGATGTTTCCGATGCCGAGACCGTTATCGAAGAGATCCAAGATGACGATGATGCCTTCGCCCTGATCCTTTGTGATCATCGTCTTCCGGGCACTACCGGAATCGACTTCATGATTGAACTGGCTAAAAAGGAGGCTACGGCCGATACCCGCAAGGTCTTAATCACCGGCCAGGCGGATCTTCAAGACACCATTCGTGCCGTCAACGATGCCCACATTGACCACTTCATTGCGAAGCCGTGGAACGCGGATGATCTACTACACACCGTACGAAACGAGTTAACCGAGTACGTCATCGCCAAGAAAATCAATCCCTTGCGCTACCTGCAGGTCCTCAATCAGGTCCGAGCACTCGACGCCTTCCAGGAGTTCGCTGAGTCTGATTAG
- the mgtE gene encoding magnesium transporter: protein MTPEQSPEVTRLIELIQDTLAHNDLAGVADELKPQQTEKLVDALERLGAKDRAIAYRLLPKQTALEVFEDFDPSIQGELVNSLRDVEVAAIFEELEPDDRVWLLDELPASVAPKLLHGLSLEDRRLTASVLGYPKDSIGRRMSPEYVACREGATVGQAMDRVRARMDDAETIYTLPVLDDSRHVVGVVSLRDLLREDPDTPIADVLSPTHVAEATEDAEEAARRLAEQGLLAMPITDSEDRLVGILTFDDAMRIIEHEESEDTARQGGVEPLHRPYLSTPTWAIVKSRIVWLLVLAVGAVLTVQVLSTAEATLAQVTVLTLFVPLLIGTGGNTGNQAATTVTRALALGDVEPKDIMKVLGKEFGVGMLLGGALGIIGFAVTSLIFEVQIGLIIGLTLLAICTWAATIGGIMPLVARAVHADPAVFSNPFITTFTDATGLIIYLAIARAILGI, encoded by the coding sequence ATGACCCCCGAGCAGTCACCAGAGGTTACGCGCCTAATCGAACTAATCCAGGACACCCTGGCTCACAATGACCTTGCCGGCGTCGCAGACGAGTTGAAACCTCAGCAGACAGAGAAGCTCGTCGATGCCCTGGAACGCCTCGGCGCCAAGGATCGAGCTATCGCGTATCGACTGCTCCCCAAACAGACCGCGCTTGAAGTCTTCGAGGACTTTGACCCATCTATTCAAGGCGAGTTGGTCAACTCACTGCGGGACGTTGAAGTTGCGGCCATATTCGAAGAACTCGAGCCTGACGACCGTGTTTGGCTGCTCGATGAGCTCCCAGCGAGCGTGGCCCCCAAGCTGCTCCACGGACTCTCTTTGGAGGATCGTCGGCTTACTGCCTCCGTGCTCGGCTACCCGAAGGACTCCATTGGACGTCGTATGAGTCCCGAATACGTGGCCTGCCGAGAGGGAGCTACGGTCGGTCAGGCAATGGACCGGGTCAGAGCCAGAATGGATGATGCCGAGACCATCTACACTCTTCCGGTTCTGGATGATTCCCGCCACGTGGTTGGAGTTGTTAGCCTTCGTGATCTGCTTCGTGAGGACCCCGACACCCCGATAGCAGATGTCCTTTCGCCCACGCACGTCGCGGAAGCAACCGAGGACGCGGAAGAAGCGGCTCGTCGCCTAGCCGAGCAGGGTTTGCTTGCAATGCCCATCACCGACAGCGAAGACCGTCTAGTGGGCATCCTGACGTTCGATGATGCCATGCGAATCATTGAGCACGAGGAGAGCGAGGACACCGCGCGTCAAGGTGGCGTGGAGCCTCTGCACAGACCGTACCTTTCGACCCCGACCTGGGCTATCGTCAAGTCCCGCATTGTCTGGCTCCTGGTACTTGCCGTCGGGGCGGTCCTCACCGTCCAGGTTCTGTCGACTGCGGAGGCCACTCTGGCTCAAGTTACGGTCCTGACGCTTTTCGTACCCCTACTGATTGGAACCGGAGGGAACACCGGCAACCAGGCGGCAACAACAGTCACCAGAGCGTTGGCCCTCGGTGACGTTGAACCCAAGGACATAATGAAAGTCCTAGGCAAGGAATTCGGTGTCGGGATGCTGCTCGGTGGCGCACTCGGAATCATCGGCTTCGCCGTCACCTCACTGATCTTCGAAGTGCAGATCGGGCTGATCATCGGCCTGACACTGCTCGCTATCTGTACCTGGGCGGCAACCATTGGCGGCATAATGCCACTGGTCGCAAGGGCGGTTCACGCCGATCCAGCAGTCTTCTCAAACCCGTTCATCACAACGTTCACAGACGCAACAGGACTGATCATCTACCTGGCAATCGCAAGGGCAA
- a CDS encoding ATP-binding protein encodes MGSSDSDAGDSLPRVYSLFESPLSDDAIIEKLLLRIESILGAQPRETFSAGTRLTSSGQVVEDITLILSGRVALMHQTPSGNEIVMHEESTGRIIGLMAVSEGRRALLDAVTTTQVRAVQLTVEQLNSATQGNAEISQLVATLFIRSLDRRLRRAEELHIDNAELSKQLEVERKNLANALSNLKEARTELMAQERLASLGSLSAGVAHELNNPVAAIERVSEYLVHDVIALLETAPDKKWAKLAMSALTDGLESKALSSRQERAMRKEFTEVTGDESLAMRLALGGIRDTKLARKAAKGAGIEIDSVLQAASIGAGLRNLGSASERITDLVSSLRSYARPDGDKITEVSIHQSLEDSIRLLPHKLSAIRITRDYDDAPTVMGYHGQLAQVWTNLVTNAAEAITDATEDTETTKEYLGTITIRTRSPRSGWVRVQILDDGPGIPSDVLPRIFEPRFTTKSGQVRFGMGIGLSVSRTIIGRHYGTMRIDTGESGTTVTVDIPTEAPKEQQ; translated from the coding sequence ATGGGTTCTTCCGACTCGGATGCTGGGGACTCTCTGCCTCGTGTGTATTCACTGTTTGAGTCTCCGCTCTCAGACGACGCCATCATCGAGAAGCTGCTCCTTCGAATCGAGTCGATTCTTGGCGCGCAACCACGAGAGACTTTCTCTGCGGGAACTCGTCTTACCTCAAGCGGTCAGGTCGTCGAGGACATAACCCTCATCCTCTCCGGACGCGTGGCACTGATGCACCAAACGCCCAGTGGCAACGAGATTGTGATGCACGAGGAGTCCACGGGTCGAATCATCGGTTTGATGGCGGTGAGCGAGGGACGCAGAGCTCTTTTGGATGCCGTCACCACAACCCAGGTGCGGGCGGTGCAGCTGACGGTGGAGCAGCTCAATAGCGCAACCCAAGGAAATGCAGAGATCAGTCAGCTGGTTGCAACACTGTTTATCCGTTCCCTTGACCGACGGTTACGACGGGCCGAGGAACTTCACATCGATAACGCGGAGCTTTCGAAGCAGTTGGAGGTAGAAAGAAAAAATCTGGCGAATGCCCTCTCCAATCTTAAGGAAGCCCGAACTGAACTAATGGCACAGGAGCGCCTTGCCTCGCTCGGTTCGCTTTCGGCAGGAGTTGCTCACGAACTAAACAACCCGGTGGCTGCAATCGAAAGGGTTAGTGAGTACCTGGTCCATGATGTAATCGCACTTCTTGAGACCGCCCCGGACAAGAAATGGGCCAAATTAGCGATGTCGGCATTAACCGACGGGCTGGAATCAAAGGCTCTTTCGTCACGCCAGGAACGTGCCATGCGCAAAGAGTTCACCGAGGTCACGGGAGACGAATCGTTGGCCATGAGACTCGCCCTCGGGGGCATTCGAGACACAAAGTTGGCGCGCAAGGCAGCAAAGGGAGCAGGAATCGAAATTGACAGTGTTCTGCAGGCCGCATCGATAGGGGCAGGACTTCGCAACCTCGGCTCAGCCTCCGAGCGCATTACCGATTTGGTCTCCTCTCTTCGTTCTTACGCCCGCCCAGACGGTGACAAAATCACCGAGGTCAGTATCCATCAGAGCCTCGAAGACTCGATCCGCCTTCTGCCTCACAAACTTTCCGCAATTCGGATTACTCGCGATTACGACGATGCCCCCACCGTCATGGGATATCACGGGCAACTCGCGCAGGTCTGGACCAACCTGGTCACCAATGCGGCCGAGGCGATTACGGACGCGACGGAAGATACCGAAACCACGAAGGAGTACCTCGGCACCATAACCATCCGGACTCGTAGTCCACGCTCAGGTTGGGTTCGAGTTCAGATACTCGACGACGGGCCAGGAATTCCATCAGATGTTCTCCCTCGCATTTTCGAACCACGGTTCACAACAAAATCCGGTCAGGTGCGTTTCGGCATGGGAATTGGTCTGAGTGTCTCACGAACCATAATTGGCAGGCATTATGGAACCATGCGGATTGACACCGGAGAATCAGGAACAACAGTCACCGTCGACATTCCGACAGAGGCACCTAAGGAGCAGCAATGA
- a CDS encoding helix-turn-helix domain-containing protein, which translates to MPTETERAIVAEYQAGQTMKAIATKHSIHRVTVSEVLDRTGTPKRPKGMSPSEVDMAARLYESGLSLASVGAQLNFDATTIRTMLLRSGIATRDSHGRY; encoded by the coding sequence TTGCCTACTGAAACGGAGCGGGCCATTGTGGCCGAGTACCAGGCAGGGCAGACGATGAAAGCGATCGCGACGAAGCACAGTATTCATCGCGTCACGGTCAGCGAGGTACTCGATAGGACGGGCACGCCGAAACGACCGAAGGGCATGAGCCCGAGCGAAGTCGACATGGCCGCACGCCTCTATGAGTCTGGCCTCTCGCTTGCGAGTGTCGGCGCGCAGCTCAATTTCGACGCAACAACGATCCGCACGATGCTTCTACGAAGCGGCATAGCGACGCGTGACTCACATGGACGGTACTGA
- a CDS encoding cation-translocating P-type ATPase codes for MTDLQAVTDPSLLSVSEVAKDFDVDPQIGLSQSEVSERLERFGSNELRSKEAEPGWKRFLRQFADPLVYLLLVAIAISLAAWVFEGASGVPIDATVILLIVIANAVIGFVQENQAADAVAALADMTASSSTVLREGEMVTVASAELVPGDILVLSEGDAVGADARLVSASALRVEEASLTGESEPVEKNPETLTKLVTLGDRTDMVFRGTAVTRGVGRAIVTSTGMKTQVGAVATLLDETEREPSPLQIEIAKISKTLGILVILIALVVMAAIALINGVHSTEEAVQILLLGVSLAVAAVPEGLPAILSLVLAIGVRKMARRNAVMKNLDSVETLGSVSVICSDKTGTLTRNEMTLKEVVTGSGRMELSGVGYSPIGTSTVISGDEATVLDEARDALLAGSIANNAQLLQRGGEWEIVGDPTEAAFLVALRKVPGANDELDSYERRAEAPFDSERKMMSVLAEGRAGGEKLYAKGAPDLLIEDSVAERVGSEIRPLTDLRREELQQTVTRLSEQGYRTLGVAARAATPEETGSGSLGENPERDLVFLAIVAIIDPPRSEAAEAIRDAHAAGIATVMITGDHPVTASRIATDLGIADGDGDVVAITGAQIEEMNDEELSEVVKRTRVYARVSPEHKLRIVDALQANGNVVSMTGDGVNDAPALKSSDIGVAMGITGTEVTKEAAEMILGDDNYATIVAAVRQGRVIFENITKFIRYLLSSNMGEVATVFLGVVLAGVIGLANPANPGAAVVPLLATQILWINLVTDSGPALAMGVDPEIDDVMARPPRDIKVRIIDSHMWSRIIGIGLVMGILSLFVMDINLPGGLVSGMEHLSPVDKQLDAARTTMFTALVFMQLFNALNSRSDKASAFHHLFTNRWLWISLAFATVAQIIVVEVPVLQSAFGTTSIAPAQWALAIGAGVIVLVFEEIVKLIRRAVTGPN; via the coding sequence ATGACTGATCTTCAGGCCGTAACTGACCCGTCTCTGCTAAGCGTTTCCGAGGTCGCGAAAGATTTCGACGTCGACCCGCAGATCGGGCTAAGTCAATCTGAGGTCTCTGAGCGTCTTGAAAGATTTGGCTCTAATGAACTCCGTTCAAAAGAGGCTGAGCCCGGCTGGAAGCGATTCTTGCGGCAGTTCGCCGATCCCCTCGTCTACCTGCTGCTGGTTGCTATAGCAATATCCCTTGCGGCCTGGGTGTTTGAGGGGGCCAGCGGCGTCCCGATAGACGCGACTGTCATACTGTTGATCGTTATCGCGAACGCGGTAATTGGGTTTGTTCAAGAGAACCAAGCGGCGGACGCTGTGGCGGCGCTCGCGGACATGACGGCGTCCTCCTCGACGGTGCTTCGTGAAGGGGAGATGGTTACCGTTGCCTCTGCCGAACTTGTTCCGGGCGACATCTTGGTCTTGAGTGAGGGTGATGCGGTCGGGGCGGACGCACGTTTAGTTTCCGCCAGTGCGCTACGAGTTGAGGAGGCGTCCCTTACCGGCGAATCCGAACCGGTCGAGAAGAACCCCGAGACTCTGACGAAGCTCGTGACTCTCGGAGATCGCACCGATATGGTTTTCCGCGGAACTGCCGTTACCCGGGGAGTAGGTCGAGCGATAGTCACGTCGACCGGGATGAAGACCCAGGTCGGAGCAGTTGCCACACTACTTGACGAAACGGAGCGTGAACCTTCCCCACTGCAGATAGAAATCGCGAAGATATCCAAGACACTGGGTATTTTGGTTATCCTCATCGCCCTCGTGGTGATGGCCGCTATTGCACTGATAAATGGGGTTCACTCAACCGAGGAGGCCGTGCAAATCCTCCTTCTGGGTGTGTCGCTCGCGGTTGCTGCGGTTCCGGAAGGACTGCCCGCCATCCTTTCCCTCGTACTCGCAATTGGAGTGCGAAAGATGGCGAGACGGAACGCGGTGATGAAGAACCTCGACTCGGTTGAAACACTGGGTTCCGTCTCCGTGATCTGTTCGGACAAGACCGGGACACTGACACGCAACGAAATGACCCTAAAAGAGGTGGTGACCGGCTCAGGTCGAATGGAGCTGTCGGGAGTTGGATATTCGCCTATAGGGACCTCAACCGTGATCTCGGGAGACGAGGCGACGGTGCTGGACGAGGCCCGGGATGCTCTGTTGGCCGGTTCTATCGCGAATAATGCACAGCTATTGCAGCGAGGTGGTGAGTGGGAGATTGTCGGAGATCCGACGGAGGCCGCATTCTTGGTCGCGCTACGCAAAGTTCCGGGGGCAAACGACGAACTGGATAGCTACGAACGCAGGGCAGAGGCCCCGTTCGACTCCGAACGCAAGATGATGTCCGTCTTGGCTGAGGGCCGCGCGGGTGGGGAGAAGCTATACGCAAAGGGGGCTCCCGACCTGCTAATCGAAGACAGCGTTGCGGAGCGCGTTGGCTCCGAAATCAGGCCGCTCACTGATCTGCGGCGCGAGGAGCTTCAGCAGACTGTCACCCGTCTTAGTGAACAGGGATATCGCACGCTCGGGGTGGCTGCGCGTGCGGCCACACCCGAAGAGACAGGTTCAGGTTCGCTTGGGGAAAATCCTGAACGTGATCTGGTGTTTCTAGCGATAGTGGCAATAATCGACCCGCCCCGTAGCGAGGCCGCTGAGGCAATCCGCGATGCTCACGCCGCTGGAATTGCAACGGTAATGATTACCGGCGACCATCCGGTCACAGCTTCGCGAATCGCCACCGACTTAGGGATCGCTGACGGGGACGGGGACGTCGTTGCGATTACCGGGGCACAGATTGAGGAAATGAACGACGAGGAACTTTCCGAAGTTGTGAAACGAACTCGCGTCTATGCCCGAGTCTCGCCTGAGCACAAGCTCCGGATTGTTGATGCGCTCCAGGCAAACGGGAACGTCGTTTCGATGACGGGAGACGGGGTGAACGACGCGCCCGCGCTCAAAAGTTCGGATATCGGCGTTGCGATGGGGATCACCGGCACAGAGGTGACCAAGGAAGCGGCCGAGATGATCCTGGGCGACGACAACTATGCCACTATCGTTGCGGCAGTTCGTCAGGGTCGTGTGATCTTCGAGAACATCACTAAGTTCATCCGCTACCTGCTCTCATCGAACATGGGCGAGGTCGCGACTGTGTTCTTGGGGGTTGTCCTCGCTGGAGTGATCGGTCTTGCCAATCCTGCGAACCCCGGTGCCGCCGTGGTGCCATTACTCGCAACACAGATTCTGTGGATCAACCTGGTTACTGACTCAGGTCCGGCCCTAGCAATGGGAGTCGATCCCGAGATTGATGACGTGATGGCAAGACCGCCAAGGGACATCAAAGTCAGGATCATTGACTCCCACATGTGGTCGCGGATCATCGGCATCGGTCTGGTAATGGGGATCTTGTCGCTCTTTGTCATGGACATCAACCTGCCGGGTGGTCTGGTGAGTGGCATGGAGCACCTGAGTCCGGTCGACAAGCAGCTAGATGCTGCACGAACCACCATGTTTACCGCCCTGGTGTTCATGCAGTTGTTCAATGCACTGAACTCCAGGTCCGATAAGGCCAGCGCCTTCCACCACCTGTTCACGAACCGTTGGTTGTGGATTTCTCTGGCTTTCGCGACGGTGGCACAGATAATCGTCGTTGAGGTTCCGGTATTACAGAGCGCCTTCGGAACGACTTCAATTGCACCCGCGCAATGGGCATTGGCTATTGGAGCGGGAGTGATTGTGCTTGTGTTTGAAGAGATAGTAAAGCTGATCCGTCGGGCAGTAACAGGACCAAACTAG
- a CDS encoding TIGR01777 family oxidoreductase — protein MVASTIIVSGASGLIGTALVKSLRSDGATVKTLVRHPPLTTDEIEWNPDRGEISSAELAGAQAVVNLNGASIGKLPWTKQYRQTLRTSRIRPTRILATAIRDLGDEAPALISASAVGFYGDRPDEILTEDSRPGRTFLAKLCVEWEKAAVAASPYTRVALLRTAPVLDLDGVLKPMITLTKLGLGGPLGKGTQIWPWISLEDEIRAIKHVIASDIEGPVNLSGPTRASENDIGRTIAKTLKRPYWFKTPGPLIRAVLGRDPADSLLLSDADVRPAVLKNTGFEFQYETPRAAIEESLRRA, from the coding sequence ATGGTCGCATCAACAATCATTGTCTCTGGCGCGTCTGGCCTTATTGGCACCGCACTGGTGAAGTCCTTGCGGTCGGATGGCGCTACAGTCAAAACCCTTGTCCGACACCCTCCACTGACCACAGATGAAATTGAGTGGAACCCCGATAGGGGAGAGATCAGTTCTGCTGAGCTTGCAGGCGCTCAAGCGGTCGTCAACCTAAATGGTGCGAGTATCGGCAAGCTGCCGTGGACCAAACAGTACCGCCAGACACTGCGTACTTCACGGATTCGACCCACCAGAATCCTTGCAACGGCAATCCGCGATCTAGGCGATGAGGCTCCAGCCCTTATCTCCGCTTCAGCAGTCGGTTTTTACGGTGATCGACCAGACGAGATATTGACAGAGGACAGTAGACCGGGGCGAACATTCCTCGCGAAGTTATGCGTGGAGTGGGAAAAGGCGGCGGTCGCTGCCTCTCCCTACACCCGAGTAGCGCTACTTCGAACCGCTCCGGTGCTCGACCTGGACGGTGTGCTTAAGCCAATGATTACACTGACGAAGCTGGGGCTAGGCGGTCCTCTGGGTAAGGGCACACAGATCTGGCCTTGGATCTCGTTAGAGGACGAGATACGCGCTATCAAGCACGTCATTGCCAGCGACATTGAAGGACCTGTGAACCTGAGCGGCCCGACCAGAGCTAGCGAGAACGATATAGGGCGAACCATTGCTAAAACCTTGAAACGCCCCTACTGGTTCAAGACACCGGGACCTCTCATAAGGGCGGTCCTGGGCCGGGACCCGGCCGATTCCCTGCTTCTCTCAGATGCTGACGTGCGTCCGGCTGTCCTCAAGAACACCGGCTTCGAGTTCCAGTACGAAACTCCCCGGGCGGCGATAGAAGAGTCCCTGAGAAGGGCGTGA
- a CDS encoding PadR family transcriptional regulator, whose translation MSSDEAFETHLQEVRRGTIVLACLRLLQQPGYGYGLLENLARFGFFTDTNTLYPLLRRLEKQGYLVSEWNTDQSRPRKFYRTSPAGRALDRELTDEWAALSAAIASLPNPKEPQ comes from the coding sequence ATGAGTTCCGATGAGGCGTTCGAGACGCACCTGCAGGAAGTGCGGCGCGGTACCATCGTGCTGGCGTGCCTTCGGTTGTTGCAACAACCTGGTTATGGATACGGGCTCCTCGAGAATCTGGCGCGCTTTGGCTTCTTTACCGACACGAACACCCTTTACCCTTTGCTACGCCGCCTCGAAAAACAGGGCTACCTGGTCAGCGAGTGGAACACAGACCAGTCCCGACCTCGCAAGTTCTATCGCACCTCACCCGCCGGAAGAGCTCTTGACCGCGAGCTGACCGACGAATGGGCGGCCTTGAGCGCCGCTATCGCTTCCCTCCCGAACCCAAAGGAGCCGCAATGA
- a CDS encoding ATP-binding cassette domain-containing protein, with protein MKPFDFEAWYGDRVAVLGSNGSGKSHFLRLLTAGGSDPEIEHEPVSEVSIEPVRHSGLAKLGARVRPGYFVQNRSRPDLEGKTLLEILHRGDEHRQGMPREEASRALARYELARAAEQRFDTLSGGQQARFQVLLLELSGATMLLLDEPTDNLDLVSAEALQHALEAFDGTVLAVTHDRWFARDFDRYLVFGSDGTVYESNEPVWDETRVERDRT; from the coding sequence ATGAAGCCCTTTGATTTCGAGGCGTGGTATGGGGACAGAGTGGCCGTGCTTGGTTCGAATGGTTCGGGAAAGTCTCATTTTCTCCGCCTTTTGACTGCCGGTGGTTCCGATCCTGAGATCGAACATGAACCGGTGAGCGAAGTCAGCATCGAACCGGTGAGACACTCGGGACTCGCTAAGCTTGGCGCCCGAGTTCGCCCGGGCTATTTCGTTCAGAACCGCTCGCGCCCTGACCTTGAGGGCAAGACGCTTCTTGAGATTCTCCACCGAGGCGATGAGCATCGCCAGGGTATGCCGCGTGAGGAGGCGAGCCGAGCACTGGCGCGCTACGAGCTAGCGAGGGCTGCAGAGCAACGCTTCGACACTCTCTCGGGAGGACAGCAGGCAAGATTTCAGGTTCTGCTTCTGGAACTGAGCGGTGCGACAATGCTTCTTCTCGATGAACCCACCGACAACCTTGACCTTGTCTCCGCTGAGGCCCTGCAACATGCTCTCGAAGCATTCGATGGAACCGTGCTTGCTGTCACTCACGACCGCTGGTTTGCGCGCGACTTCGACCGATACCTGGTCTTTGGCTCAGACGGAACCGTCTATGAGAGCAATGAGCCGGTCTGGGACGAGACGCGGGTGGAACGCGATAGAACTTGA
- a CDS encoding AAA family ATPase, with the protein MSGKTTHGARWVRAALQVNPYEYQGKNAPSATYNTEADYNKALLDECEAQGIDLLAITDHWKVDSSFQLIRDAAERGIVALPGFEANSDEGIHILVIFEACTTAATINAAIGMCGVAPGCANGTTGEPFTDILEKMTAQGALVIPAHVNVPNSGLLTGRAGQPLVTKIKHSDLHALGITPSQPDGTDQSAILNGTKPYDRAHPLAAIHADDVTKPSALQSEGASCWFKVSRLSVDSLKLAVRTPETRVSLEDPAIEARPTLKEISWVGGFLDGVTIPLSTDLTTLIGGRGTGKSTAIESLRFVLGLTPIGAEAKRDHDGIVNGVLKSGTVVKLLVETTSPSVRTFTVERSVNNLPVVKDESGTATNLRPVDVIANVEIFGQHELAELTNDSSKVASMLQRFQGSGELTVEHTDTLEKLKLNREKLTRAEEGRTQLEDELADIPRLEEQVRHYTDTDVPTRLKEVTRLTQDEAAFTEATARVATAQESLTALTDPQLITKLEAAFENIDDSPRSDYLKRAQAASTTLAAKLAALAAEARTALDAASLEIETAKTEWSDAVREQRDEPMRCFASSWRRGWNPTSTSTRPKRWRR; encoded by the coding sequence ATGAGCGGGAAGACAACACATGGAGCACGGTGGGTGCGAGCTGCACTCCAGGTGAACCCCTACGAATACCAGGGGAAGAACGCGCCATCGGCCACGTACAACACGGAGGCAGACTACAACAAGGCTCTGCTCGACGAGTGCGAAGCGCAGGGCATCGACCTGTTGGCCATCACGGATCACTGGAAGGTCGACTCCTCATTTCAGCTCATCCGCGACGCGGCCGAGCGGGGCATCGTTGCCCTTCCCGGCTTCGAAGCGAACTCCGACGAGGGCATCCACATCCTTGTGATCTTCGAAGCGTGTACCACCGCAGCAACGATCAACGCCGCGATCGGGATGTGCGGGGTCGCGCCCGGCTGCGCCAACGGAACAACCGGCGAGCCGTTCACCGACATCCTCGAGAAGATGACCGCGCAGGGCGCCCTCGTGATTCCTGCCCACGTCAACGTCCCAAACAGCGGCCTCCTGACCGGCCGCGCTGGACAGCCACTCGTCACCAAGATCAAGCACTCGGACCTTCATGCACTCGGCATCACGCCGAGCCAACCCGATGGCACAGACCAGTCGGCGATCCTCAACGGCACCAAGCCCTACGACAGAGCTCACCCGCTCGCCGCGATCCATGCCGACGATGTGACGAAGCCCTCCGCCCTCCAAAGCGAGGGCGCGAGCTGCTGGTTCAAGGTCAGTCGCCTCTCCGTGGACAGTCTCAAGCTCGCCGTCCGTACTCCGGAGACCCGCGTCTCGCTGGAAGATCCCGCGATCGAGGCGCGCCCCACCCTGAAGGAGATCTCGTGGGTCGGCGGCTTCCTGGACGGCGTGACGATCCCGCTCTCGACCGATCTCACGACACTCATTGGCGGACGAGGAACTGGGAAGTCGACCGCCATTGAGAGCCTCCGATTCGTGCTGGGGCTCACTCCGATTGGTGCAGAGGCGAAGCGAGACCATGACGGCATCGTGAACGGCGTGCTCAAGTCAGGCACCGTGGTGAAGCTGCTTGTCGAGACCACCTCGCCGTCGGTGCGCACGTTCACCGTCGAACGCTCTGTCAACAACCTTCCGGTAGTGAAAGACGAGAGCGGTACTGCCACCAACCTGCGGCCAGTCGATGTCATCGCAAACGTGGAGATCTTCGGACAGCACGAGCTCGCCGAGCTGACGAACGACAGCTCGAAGGTCGCGAGTATGCTGCAGCGGTTCCAAGGGAGCGGCGAACTGACAGTCGAGCACACCGACACCTTGGAGAAACTCAAGCTGAATCGAGAGAAGCTGACTCGTGCGGAGGAAGGGCGAACTCAGCTCGAAGATGAGCTTGCGGATATCCCGCGGCTAGAGGAGCAGGTGCGGCACTACACCGACACGGATGTGCCGACTCGCCTCAAGGAAGTTACGCGACTCACCCAGGATGAAGCGGCGTTCACCGAGGCAACGGCGCGCGTGGCTACAGCTCAGGAATCGCTAACAGCGCTCACCGACCCGCAGCTGATCACGAAGCTGGAGGCCGCGTTCGAGAACATTGACGACTCACCCAGATCTGACTATCTCAAGCGCGCTCAGGCTGCGTCGACGACACTGGCCGCCAAGCTGGCTGCTCTTGCGGCTGAGGCCCGCACAGCGCTCGACGCGGCATCCTTGGAGATCGAGACAGCGAAGACCGAATGGTCAGACGCAGTTCGCGAGCAGCGCGACGAACCGATGAGGTGCTTCGCAAGCTCGTGGCGGAGGGGCTGGAACCCAACAAGTACCTCGACACGACCAAAGCGCTGGAGACGCTGA